From Hydra vulgaris chromosome 15, alternate assembly HydraT2T_AEP, one genomic window encodes:
- the LOC136091761 gene encoding uncharacterized protein LOC136091761 yields MSSFKFLITAKYGAEIYKSTEQLQSLKKSVAKSKNQYIFLQKCEKHKIIPKSLRINSPIKSKRAVGIIFRFRFELLICIKNDSKKRFFNFMNDVKKLQNFLKCKLNEEDYIKLEQITKKSREGMFVKSKERLIKKFNILQSEHANGKDIARKTTKYKKDAVLNLCDTDISISHNDFLNLGPNFVPSLKSIPYMDIITTTESSALKLEYNNKVENAQNLRKNVLRILKTEKKMNNNLTKEQRISF; encoded by the coding sequence ATGTCATCTTTCAAATTTCTAATTACAGCTAAATACGGAGCTGAAATCTACAAAAGCACTGAACAATTACAATcgttaaaaaaatctgttgctAAATCGAAAAACCAATACATTTTCTTACAAAAATgcgaaaaacataaaattattccAAAATCGTTACGAATAAACTCtccaataaaaagtaaaagagcAGTAGGTATAATTTTTCGTTTTAGATTTGAACTCttaatttgcataaaaaatgattcaaagaaacgattctttaattttatgaatgatgttaaaaaacttcaaaactttcttaaatgtaaacttaatgAAGAAGACTATATTAAATTAgaacaaattactaaaaaatcaaGGGAAGGCATGTTTGTTAAATCAAAAGAAcgattaataaaaaagtttaacatactTCAAAGTGAACATGCAAATGGAAAAGATATTGCgagaaaaacaacaaaatataaaaaggaCGCAGTTTTAAACCTTTGCGATACCGATATTTCCATAAGTCACAATGATTTTCTAAACCTTGGTCCAAATTTTGTACCATCTTTAAAGTCGATACCATACATGGATATTATAACAACAACAGAGTCTTCTGCGTTAAAATTAGAATACAACAACAAAGTAGAAAACGcacaaaatttaagaaaaaatgttttaagaatacTAAAAACggagaaaaaaatgaataacaatCTGACAAAAGAACAGAGGATAtctttttga